GAATCCACGCCACGATGGCACCGCGTGCCGACGCTGCATGGATTCCCGATCTGGGTCGGGAATGACTCGGTTTCGGGGCTTGTGACATCAGAACGGCGTTTCTGCGCTGTCTGAGGAGGTCAAGTTGCTAACAGGCTCTAGCGGAAAACAGTCAGCGGCTGCACCTGACGGGCTAGGCCGCTCGTCGCCCGGGCGAGGTAGACGCCCGCCGGAAGCTGCGCCGCGCCGAGAGCTGTTCCGGCGGGTCACGCCTCTTTCACGAACCGGCGGCCGGCCGCCACGTATCATGGCCGTTCTGCCCGACCGGAGCCGCCCTCATGCGCCAGTTCGAAGTCCCCGACTTTTACAAGAGCCCCATCATCTCGACGGTCAAGACCGCCCGCCGCGAGGCCGACCCCCGCAAGCGCGACCTCGCCCCGAGCGTGCTCGACTTCGGGCCGGTGCGCTTCAAGATCGCCCGCCACTTCGGGTTCTGCTACGGCGTCGAGAACGCCATCGAGATCGCCTACCGCGCCCTCGACGAGCACCCCGACAAGGCCGCCGCCGGGCGCATCTTCCTGCTCTCCGAGATGATCCACAACCCGCACGTCAACGAGGACCTGCTCGGGCGCGGCATCCGCTTCCTCCGCACCACCTCCGGCGAGCAGCTCATCCCGTTCGACTCGCTCGGGCCGGACGACCTCGTCATCATCCCCGCCTTCGGGACGACGCGCGAGATCGAGGCCGACCTCCAGGCACAGGGCGTCTCGACCGAGGCCTACAACACCACCTGCCCGTTCGTCAAGAAGGTCTGGAAGCGGAGCGACCAGATCGCCCGCAAGGAGTACGCGATCGTCGTCCACGGCAAGCGCTACCACGAGGAGACGCGCGCCACGATCTCGCACGCCAAGGCCGAGGCCCCGGTCGTCGTCGTGCGCGACCTGGACGAGGCCGAGGACCTCGCCGCTGTCGTCCGGGGCGAGCAGGACGCGGCGTTCTTCTTCGAGCGCTTCGCCGACCGCTACTCCGAGGGCTTCGACCCCGAGCGCGACCTCGTCCGCATCGGTGTGGTCAACCAGACCACGATGCTCGCCACCGAGACCCAGGCCATCGCCGACCTCCTCCGCGTCGCGATCGTCGACCGCTACGGCGAGGAGGCCGTGGGCGACCACTTCGCCGACACCTCGGACACGCTCTGCTACGCGACGAAGGAGAACCAGGACGCGACCTACACCCTGATCGAGTCCGGGGCCGACCTCGCCGTCGTCGTCGGCGGCTACAACTCGTCCAACACGAGCCACCTCGTCGAGCTGTGCGAGGAGCACATGCCCGCGTTCTTCGTCGAGGGCCCCGAGGGCGTCGAGCGCGACCGCATCCGCCACTTCGACCTCCACGCCCACGCCGAGGTCGAGACCGACGGCTGGTTCCCGTGGGACCTCGCCGCCGAGCGCCCCGTCGACATCCTGCTCACCGCCGGGGCCTCGTGCCCGGACGCGCTCCTCGACGGCGTGATCGACCGCGTGCTCGCCTGGTTCGACCGAACGCATGCCGTGGACGACGTCCTCGCCCCGTTCCTCGCCGACCCGGTGGCAGGCTGACAACACGCGAGACCCTCACTCGTCCCTCGCCATTCGCAACCCGACGCTCGGCATGGCCTGGTACGAGGACTGGTTCGACTCCGACGCCTACGAACTGGTCTACGACCAGCGCGACCTCTCCGAAGCGCGCCGCCTCGCGGACCTGATCGAGCGGACCGCCCAGCCCA
This genomic window from Bacteroidota bacterium contains:
- a CDS encoding 4-hydroxy-3-methylbut-2-enyl diphosphate reductase, producing the protein MRQFEVPDFYKSPIISTVKTARREADPRKRDLAPSVLDFGPVRFKIARHFGFCYGVENAIEIAYRALDEHPDKAAAGRIFLLSEMIHNPHVNEDLLGRGIRFLRTTSGEQLIPFDSLGPDDLVIIPAFGTTREIEADLQAQGVSTEAYNTTCPFVKKVWKRSDQIARKEYAIVVHGKRYHEETRATISHAKAEAPVVVVRDLDEAEDLAAVVRGEQDAAFFFERFADRYSEGFDPERDLVRIGVVNQTTMLATETQAIADLLRVAIVDRYGEEAVGDHFADTSDTLCYATKENQDATYTLIESGADLAVVVGGYNSSNTSHLVELCEEHMPAFFVEGPEGVERDRIRHFDLHAHAEVETDGWFPWDLAAERPVDILLTAGASCPDALLDGVIDRVLAWFDRTHAVDDVLAPFLADPVAG